The Haemophilus parainfluenzae genome window below encodes:
- the nrdD gene encoding anaerobic ribonucleoside-triphosphate reductase has translation MNAFFVIKRDGSRIGFDLQRITNAIKKAASAVNIVDEIYIHELSQRINTEIFSHYQHEIDINQIQKIVEDHLMTSKYPQIARTYIEYRHDRDLAREKRSQLTKEIEGLIEQSNVELLNENANKDAKVIPTQRDLLAGIVAKHYAKRHILPRDVVEAHEKGEIHYHDLDYAPFFPMFNCMLVDLKGMLSHGFKMGNAEIEPPKSIGTATAVTAQIIAQVASHIYGGTTINRIDEVLAPYVQLSFEKHLKNAAQWQILDAEGYAKALIEKECFDAFQSLEYEVNTLHTSNGQTPFVTFGFGLGTSWQERLIQQSILKNRIRGLGKNHKTPVFPKLVFTIKKGVNQNEQDPNYDIKKLALECASKRMYPDILNYDQVVKVTGSFKAPMGCRSFLGAYEENGHEVHDGRNNLGVVSLNLPRIALEAQGNEEKFYRTLDERLALAKKALLTRIARLENTKARVAPILYMEGACGVRLKADDNVADIFKNGRASISLGYIGIHETINALYKKGHIFDDEQLREKGIAIVRRLSEAVKQWQKETGYAFSLYSTPSENLCDRFCRLDIKQFGVIEGVTDKGYYTNSYHLDVEKKVNPYDKLDFEMPYPELASGGFICYGEYPNIQHNLKALEDVWDYSYDRVPYYGTNTPIDECYECGFTGEFNCTSKGFVCPKCGNHDSAKVSVTRRVCGYLGSPDARPFNAGKQEEVKRRVKHL, from the coding sequence ATGAACGCTTTCTTTGTGATTAAGCGTGATGGTTCACGAATTGGGTTTGACCTACAACGCATTACTAATGCAATCAAAAAAGCAGCAAGTGCGGTCAATATTGTTGATGAAATTTATATTCATGAGCTGAGCCAGCGAATTAATACTGAAATTTTTAGTCATTATCAGCATGAAATTGATATCAACCAGATTCAAAAAATTGTTGAAGATCACTTAATGACAAGCAAGTATCCACAAATTGCTCGTACTTATATTGAATATCGTCACGATCGCGACCTGGCACGTGAAAAACGCAGCCAATTAACCAAAGAAATTGAAGGACTGATTGAGCAAAGTAACGTGGAATTGCTTAATGAAAACGCAAATAAAGATGCGAAAGTTATCCCTACCCAACGTGATTTACTGGCAGGTATTGTGGCAAAACATTATGCCAAACGTCATATTCTGCCAAGAGATGTTGTTGAAGCCCATGAAAAAGGGGAAATCCACTATCACGACTTAGATTATGCGCCATTTTTCCCAATGTTTAACTGCATGCTCGTTGATCTAAAAGGCATGCTTTCACATGGTTTTAAAATGGGTAATGCTGAAATTGAGCCGCCTAAATCTATCGGTACAGCAACAGCTGTTACTGCACAAATTATTGCTCAAGTCGCCAGCCATATTTATGGCGGTACAACCATTAATCGTATTGATGAAGTACTTGCACCTTATGTTCAACTCAGCTTTGAAAAACATTTGAAAAATGCCGCCCAATGGCAAATTCTGGATGCGGAAGGTTATGCGAAAGCACTAATTGAAAAAGAATGTTTTGATGCGTTCCAATCCCTTGAATATGAAGTCAATACGCTCCATACATCAAATGGTCAAACACCATTTGTTACCTTTGGTTTTGGCTTAGGTACAAGTTGGCAAGAACGGTTAATTCAGCAATCGATTTTGAAAAACCGTATTCGTGGTTTGGGTAAAAATCATAAAACGCCCGTCTTCCCTAAGCTGGTCTTTACCATTAAAAAAGGCGTGAACCAAAACGAACAAGATCCAAACTATGACATTAAAAAACTGGCATTAGAATGCGCTTCAAAACGCATGTATCCAGATATTTTAAACTATGATCAAGTGGTTAAAGTCACTGGCTCGTTCAAAGCCCCAATGGGTTGCCGTAGCTTCTTAGGTGCTTATGAAGAAAACGGCCATGAAGTGCATGATGGTCGCAATAATTTAGGCGTGGTAAGTCTGAATCTGCCTCGCATTGCTCTGGAAGCACAAGGAAATGAAGAAAAATTCTACCGCACTTTAGATGAACGCTTAGCCCTCGCGAAGAAAGCCTTACTTACCCGTATTGCGCGCTTAGAAAATACCAAAGCTCGTGTCGCGCCAATTCTCTATATGGAAGGCGCTTGCGGCGTTCGACTAAAAGCCGATGATAATGTTGCGGATATTTTCAAAAATGGACGAGCATCAATTTCTTTAGGTTATATTGGCATTCATGAAACCATCAATGCACTGTATAAAAAGGGACATATTTTTGACGATGAACAACTACGTGAAAAAGGTATTGCGATTGTGCGTCGTTTAAGCGAAGCGGTAAAACAATGGCAGAAAGAAACCGGCTATGCATTTAGCCTTTATTCCACACCAAGTGAAAACTTGTGCGATCGCTTCTGTCGTTTAGATATCAAACAATTTGGTGTCATTGAAGGCGTTACCGATAAAGGCTACTACACTAATAGCTATCACCTAGATGTAGAGAAAAAAGTCAATCCATACGATAAATTAGACTTTGAAATGCCTTATCCTGAACTAGCAAGTGGCGGCTTTATCTGTTATGGCGAATACCCTAACATTCAACATAACCTCAAAGCACTCGAAGATGTATGGGATTATAGCTACGATCGCGTGCCTTATTACGGCACTAATACGCCAATTGATGAATGTTACGAATGTGGTTTCACAGGAGAGTTTAATTGCACAAGTAAAGGTTTTGTTTGTCCGAAATGTGGCAACCATGACAGTGCAAAAGTCTCCGTGACCCGACGAGTTTGTGGTTATCTCGGCAGCCCTGATGCTCGTCCATTCAACGCTGGCAAACAAGAAGAAGTAAAACGTCGAGTGAAACACCTATAA
- a CDS encoding uracil-DNA glycosylase family protein: MPTLTQITQSIMQDPDNQSFTAKGIEPLFAAPTTARINIVGQAPGIKAQESRLYWNDKSGDRLREWLGVDRDTFYHSGMFAVIPIDFYYPGKGKSGDLPPRKGFAEKWHAPILANLPNIALTILIGQYAQKYYLPENELNVTETVHHFRDFLPHFLPLVHPSPRNQIWLKKNPWFEQEIIPVLQKQVKAILFR, from the coding sequence ATGCCAACACTTACACAAATCACGCAATCCATTATGCAAGATCCCGATAATCAATCATTCACAGCAAAAGGAATTGAACCGCTTTTTGCGGCACCAACGACAGCTCGTATTAATATTGTCGGACAAGCCCCCGGAATTAAAGCCCAAGAAAGTCGTTTATATTGGAATGATAAAAGTGGTGATCGCCTGCGAGAATGGCTAGGCGTGGATCGTGATACCTTTTATCACTCAGGTATGTTTGCTGTCATTCCGATAGATTTTTATTACCCTGGGAAAGGCAAATCTGGTGATTTACCGCCACGCAAAGGCTTTGCAGAGAAATGGCATGCACCGATTTTAGCTAACTTGCCCAACATAGCGCTCACCATTCTTATCGGGCAATATGCACAAAAATATTATTTACCAGAAAACGAACTTAATGTGACTGAAACGGTTCACCATTTTCGTGATTTTCTCCCTCACTTTCTCCCGCTTGTTCACCCTTCTCCACGCAATCAAATTTGGCTCAAGAAAAATCCATGGTTTGAACAAGAGATTATCCCAGTATTACAAAAGCAAGTGAAAGCGATTTTATTTCGTTAA
- a CDS encoding DASS family sodium-coupled anion symporter yields MQVISVTKSQRKAWNKQTIIFLSDVALFFILLNTLPFEPAANKGLSLLAFVAILWLTEAVSVTITALFVPILSVLLGLANSREALVAFADPTIFLFFGGFALATALNVQKIDQMISNKIMQLAKGRLFVAVFYLFLATAFLSMWMSNTATAAMMIPLSMIILSQLDRNKDHNTYVFVLLGIAYSATIGGMGTLVGSPPNAIAASQLHLGFADWLMYGTPVMLILFPLIIGWLYLVFKPKLGLRFDAEFAKIHMTKKRILTLTIFVTVAILWIFGGYLNPILSQLLGLPKPIGSFDSMVALSAAIIICVTGIASWKEIQENTEWGVLFLFGGGLTLSSVLTQSGASKIMADGIVFIIEGGHYYMMALIVAAFIVCLTEFTSNTASAALLVPIFISIAQALNMPPLGFAMIIGLGASCAFMMPVGTPPNAIVYSTGFVKQAEMIRVGKFIDLTCMLIIGTIAYLFWM; encoded by the coding sequence ATGCAAGTAATATCTGTCACAAAATCTCAGCGAAAAGCATGGAATAAACAAACTATTATATTCCTTTCTGATGTAGCTCTCTTTTTTATTCTACTCAATACACTTCCTTTTGAACCTGCGGCAAATAAAGGGTTATCTTTACTAGCATTTGTAGCTATTTTATGGCTTACCGAAGCCGTCAGTGTAACGATCACTGCATTGTTCGTACCCATTTTATCTGTCTTATTAGGATTAGCTAATAGTCGTGAAGCGCTTGTTGCCTTTGCTGATCCAACTATTTTCTTATTCTTTGGTGGCTTTGCACTTGCCACCGCATTAAATGTGCAAAAAATCGACCAAATGATTTCTAATAAAATCATGCAATTAGCAAAAGGTCGTCTCTTTGTTGCGGTATTTTACCTCTTCTTAGCAACAGCATTTTTATCCATGTGGATGAGTAATACCGCTACTGCGGCGATGATGATCCCGCTTTCTATGATCATTTTGAGTCAGTTAGACCGCAATAAAGATCACAATACTTATGTATTTGTGTTATTGGGTATTGCCTACAGTGCCACTATTGGAGGGATGGGTACGCTTGTGGGAAGCCCTCCTAATGCCATCGCTGCCTCTCAGCTTCATTTAGGTTTTGCTGACTGGTTAATGTATGGCACGCCAGTGATGTTAATTTTATTCCCGCTTATTATTGGTTGGTTATACCTTGTTTTTAAACCGAAACTCGGTCTTCGTTTTGATGCTGAATTTGCCAAAATTCACATGACGAAAAAACGTATTTTAACCTTAACTATTTTTGTGACCGTGGCGATTCTTTGGATTTTTGGTGGTTACCTCAATCCAATTCTTTCTCAATTATTAGGGCTACCAAAACCAATTGGCAGTTTTGACAGTATGGTTGCACTCTCCGCAGCAATTATTATTTGTGTGACTGGGATCGCAAGTTGGAAAGAAATACAAGAAAATACAGAATGGGGGGTACTGTTCCTTTTCGGTGGCGGTTTAACCTTAAGCTCAGTATTGACTCAATCTGGCGCAAGCAAAATCATGGCGGATGGCATTGTCTTCATTATTGAGGGTGGCCACTACTATATGATGGCATTAATTGTTGCAGCCTTTATCGTCTGCTTGACTGAATTTACGTCAAACACAGCAAGTGCGGCCTTACTCGTTCCAATCTTTATTTCTATCGCACAAGCACTGAATATGCCACCGCTTGGTTTTGCGATGATTATTGGTTTGGGTGCATCTTGTGCCTTTATGATGCCGGTTGGTACACCGCCGAATGCAATTGTGTACTCCACAGGCTTTGTTAAACAAGCCGAAATGATCCGCGTTGGTAAATTTATTGATTTAACCTGTATGCTAATTATCGGAACAATTGCTTATCTATTCTGGATGTAG
- a CDS encoding co-chaperone YbbN — MADLPFLVELNEQNLTETLQRSVETPLVINFYAPSHKESADFAKVLQRVAEQHQGQFILGLVNCETEQMIAAQFRIQALPTTYLFKEAQALDAFPGALDEASLLQRLSAILPKEEDLKFQKALDFLQVEDYNSALPLLKEAWELSDKKNSDVALLYAETYIAMKKTEPAADILAQIPIQDRDSRWHGLQAQIELLIKAADTPEIQQLQTDYAKNPTSEIALKLAVQLHQANRNEEALDLLFSILKQDLSAENGEVKQQFLSILSAIGNADPITNKYRRLLYSLLY, encoded by the coding sequence ATGGCAGATTTACCTTTCTTAGTTGAACTCAACGAACAAAATCTTACTGAAACGTTGCAACGTTCTGTTGAAACCCCGCTTGTCATTAACTTTTATGCACCAAGCCATAAAGAATCAGCTGATTTTGCAAAAGTTCTACAACGTGTTGCAGAACAACACCAAGGACAATTTATCCTCGGCTTAGTCAATTGTGAAACAGAGCAAATGATTGCTGCACAATTTCGTATTCAAGCGTTGCCTACAACTTATCTTTTTAAAGAGGCACAAGCATTAGATGCGTTCCCTGGTGCATTAGATGAAGCCAGTTTATTGCAACGTTTGAGTGCAATTTTGCCAAAAGAAGAAGATTTAAAATTCCAAAAAGCCTTGGATTTTTTACAAGTGGAAGATTACAACTCTGCCCTTCCATTACTGAAAGAGGCCTGGGAGCTTTCAGATAAGAAAAACAGCGATGTAGCATTACTTTATGCAGAAACCTATATCGCCATGAAAAAAACAGAGCCTGCGGCAGATATTTTAGCGCAAATTCCTATTCAGGATCGCGACAGCCGTTGGCATGGCTTACAAGCGCAGATTGAACTTTTAATTAAAGCAGCAGATACGCCAGAAATTCAGCAATTACAAACAGATTATGCGAAAAATCCAACGTCTGAAATTGCATTGAAATTAGCGGTACAACTACATCAAGCCAACCGAAACGAAGAAGCGTTAGATTTATTATTTAGCATTCTAAAACAAGATCTTTCTGCGGAAAACGGTGAAGTGAAACAACAGTTTTTATCTATTTTATCAGCCATTGGCAATGCGGATCCTATCACCAATAAATATCGCCGATTACTGTATTCATTGCTTTACTAA
- the trxB gene encoding thioredoxin-disulfide reductase — MSDVKHSKLLILGSGPAGYTAAIYAARANLKPVLVTGLQQGGQLTTTDEIENWPGDFEMTTGPGLMQRMLQHAEKFETEIVFDHINKVDLSSRPFKLYGDMQTFTCDALIIATGASARYIGLESETAYKGRGVSACATCDGFFYRNKPVAVVGGGNTAVEEALYLANIASEVHLIHRRDSFRAEKILIDRLYKKVEEGKIVLHTDRTLNEVLGDNMSVTGVRLENVKTGEKEDVKLDGLFIAIGHAPNTEIFQGQLELNNGYIVVKSGLEGNATATSVEGVFAAGDVMDHNYRQAITSAGTGCMAALDAERYLDAQE; from the coding sequence ATGTCAGACGTTAAACACAGCAAATTATTAATTTTAGGTTCAGGTCCTGCAGGTTATACCGCGGCTATTTATGCCGCACGTGCAAACTTAAAACCTGTTTTAGTGACCGGTCTTCAACAAGGTGGGCAACTTACTACCACGGATGAAATTGAAAACTGGCCGGGTGATTTTGAAATGACAACTGGCCCAGGTTTAATGCAGCGTATGTTGCAACACGCTGAAAAATTTGAAACTGAAATCGTGTTTGATCATATCAACAAAGTCGATTTATCTTCTCGCCCATTCAAACTTTATGGTGATATGCAAACCTTCACATGTGATGCATTAATCATCGCAACAGGGGCATCAGCACGTTATATCGGATTAGAATCTGAAACCGCTTATAAAGGCCGTGGCGTTTCAGCTTGCGCAACCTGTGATGGTTTCTTCTATCGTAATAAACCGGTTGCCGTTGTTGGTGGCGGAAATACTGCTGTTGAAGAAGCACTTTACTTAGCTAATATTGCGTCTGAAGTACATTTAATCCACCGTCGTGATAGTTTCCGTGCAGAAAAAATCTTAATCGATCGCTTATACAAAAAAGTCGAAGAAGGCAAAATCGTGCTTCATACTGACCGCACTTTAAATGAAGTGTTAGGCGATAACATGAGCGTAACTGGTGTACGTTTAGAAAACGTAAAAACTGGTGAAAAAGAAGACGTGAAACTAGACGGTTTATTTATTGCTATCGGTCATGCGCCAAACACTGAAATCTTCCAAGGTCAGCTTGAACTTAACAATGGTTATATTGTGGTTAAATCAGGTCTTGAAGGCAATGCAACAGCAACCTCTGTGGAAGGTGTATTTGCTGCGGGTGATGTAATGGATCACAACTATCGCCAAGCCATTACTTCGGCAGGAACAGGCTGTATGGCTGCATTAGATGCTGAACGTTATTTAGATGCACAAGAATAA
- the cydD gene encoding heme ABC transporter permease/ATP-binding protein CydD, which yields MDKLRQKYLQKWLRAQQQPVKKLMRTNIALATLSSLILVAQTYFLATLLDKLIMQHVDRAELVPYFIALIITFALRAVILWLREKIGFKAGRLLRNHMRQKILDKIHQVGPATINNKPAGSWASIMLEQVENLHNFYARFLPQQSLSAIVPMVILIAVFPLNWAAGLILMVTAPLVPIFMILVGIAAADSSQKNMATLSRLSAQFLDRLRGLETLRLFNRTSEQTQHIESTTEDFRETTMTVLKMAFLSSAVLEFFTSISIALMAVYFGFSYLGQVEFGTYGTTLTLFTGFFCLILAPEFYQPLRDLGTYYHDRAAGIGAADAIVDFLEADYLIAHQGNEQIPAQSAAEIQAENLVALSPQGQPLTKPLSFHIPKESHIALVGQSGAGKTSLINVLLGFLPYEGNLKINGVELNQSRLSDWRKQIAWVGQNPLLLQGSIKENLLLGNIQATDEQIEQALISAQAKEFTDKLGLDSEIKDGGIGVSVGQAQRLAIARALLRKGNLLLLDEPTASLDAQSENLVLAALAEMSHNQTTLMITHRIEDLKQCDNIFVMQEGEIVQQGDFNQLKDQGFFAELLAQRKEDIQ from the coding sequence ATGGATAAACTTCGCCAAAAATATTTACAAAAATGGCTTCGTGCGCAGCAACAACCTGTTAAAAAATTAATGCGCACCAATATTGCCCTTGCCACACTTTCCTCCTTAATTCTTGTGGCGCAAACCTATTTTCTTGCAACATTGCTCGACAAGCTGATTATGCAACATGTCGATCGCGCTGAATTGGTTCCCTATTTTATTGCATTAATCATTACTTTTGCTTTGCGTGCGGTCATTTTATGGCTGCGCGAAAAAATTGGCTTTAAAGCAGGTCGATTACTGCGCAATCATATGCGCCAAAAGATCTTAGACAAAATCCATCAAGTTGGGCCGGCCACCATCAATAATAAACCAGCCGGAAGCTGGGCAAGTATCATGCTTGAACAAGTGGAAAATCTGCATAACTTCTATGCCCGTTTTCTACCACAACAAAGTTTATCGGCTATTGTACCAATGGTGATTTTAATTGCCGTATTCCCACTCAACTGGGCGGCTGGATTGATTTTGATGGTCACTGCACCGCTTGTACCAATTTTTATGATTCTGGTAGGGATTGCAGCAGCAGATAGCAGCCAAAAAAATATGGCCACCCTTTCTCGCTTAAGTGCTCAATTCTTGGATCGCTTACGCGGTTTAGAAACCTTGCGTCTTTTCAACCGCACTTCAGAACAAACACAACATATTGAAAGCACAACGGAAGACTTCCGTGAAACGACCATGACGGTACTTAAAATGGCGTTCCTCTCTTCTGCCGTGTTAGAGTTTTTCACCTCCATTTCCATTGCTTTAATGGCGGTGTACTTTGGTTTTAGCTACTTAGGCCAAGTTGAATTTGGTACTTATGGCACAACGCTGACCTTATTTACCGGCTTTTTCTGCTTAATTCTTGCACCAGAGTTTTATCAACCATTGCGTGATCTTGGGACTTACTATCACGATCGTGCAGCTGGTATTGGCGCCGCTGATGCCATTGTCGATTTCTTAGAAGCGGATTATTTAATTGCACATCAAGGCAATGAACAAATTCCAGCGCAAAGTGCGGCCGAGATTCAGGCTGAAAATTTAGTGGCGCTTTCTCCACAAGGTCAACCATTAACTAAGCCGCTTTCATTCCATATTCCGAAAGAAAGCCATATTGCCCTTGTGGGCCAAAGTGGTGCAGGAAAAACCTCTTTAATCAATGTATTACTCGGTTTCTTGCCTTATGAAGGCAACTTAAAAATTAATGGTGTGGAACTTAATCAAAGTCGTTTAAGCGACTGGCGCAAACAAATTGCGTGGGTAGGTCAAAATCCATTACTGCTACAAGGCAGCATCAAAGAAAATCTACTTTTAGGTAATATTCAAGCCACTGATGAGCAAATTGAGCAAGCCTTGATTTCTGCTCAAGCGAAAGAGTTTACCGATAAATTAGGCTTAGATAGTGAGATTAAAGATGGTGGGATTGGTGTATCTGTAGGCCAAGCTCAACGCTTAGCTATCGCACGCGCTTTACTACGCAAAGGCAATTTATTATTACTCGATGAGCCAACGGCTAGCCTCGATGCTCAGTCCGAAAATCTAGTACTTGCCGCCCTTGCAGAAATGAGCCATAACCAAACGACCTTAATGATCACACA